In the Arachis ipaensis cultivar K30076 chromosome B10, Araip1.1, whole genome shotgun sequence genome, one interval contains:
- the LOC107622566 gene encoding LOW QUALITY PROTEIN: calmodulin-binding transcription activator 2 (The sequence of the model RefSeq protein was modified relative to this genomic sequence to represent the inferred CDS: inserted 1 base in 1 codon), with the protein MAERPSFGLGPRLDFQQLQFEAQHRWLRPAEICEILRNYRMFQITSEPHNRPPSGSLFLFDRKVLRYFRKDGHNWRKKKDGKTVKEAHEKLKVGSVDVLHCYYAHGEENENFQRRSYWMLEPDMTHIVFVHYLEVKGNKTNTGGNIDSYDVSSDSQRTPSPSSGLPTNYSNLPSLSTDSMSPASSLASLREDADSEEIHQASSRLHTLNESQHMRNGHPTDKVDTGDRGQSSISGDYIPVVPAERFGGSDTTYIDGQKAHSMASWDTVLKQCNAELQSDPSFVPFSSIPSSLIGNTVEQERNDFGDLLGSKSSLTEEAGSSQSIQSNWQIPFEESSGRLPNLTQSLSLEFGSDYISGLVGNETLNASSEIDPHLFNFHGEPKEQHVQQHYPERHADGQSQYALQSNSLNKVLGEESLHHAFTAKRTLLDGDESLKKVDSFSRWITKTLGEVDDLNMQSSAGISWGTDESGHVIDDSSLSPSLSQDQLFSINEFSPKWAYAEVETEVVIVGAFLKYQPEVSTSNWSCMFGEVEVPAEVLTNGILCCQAPPHKVGRVPFYVTCSNRLACSEVREFDYREGFSGNVEFADFYNDSTERLLHLRLEEFLSSKPVCPSKQTFENDMEKRDVILKLIFLREEEEFSSKEEQHLESDTSSQKVKAHLFHRQIKEKLYSWLLHKVTESDKGPNVLDKDGQGVLHLAAALGYDWAIQPILTAGGGINFRDVNGWTALHWAASCGRERTVVVLVTMGANSGALTDPSPAFPTGRTASELASTNGHKGISGFLGESLLTSHLESLTMDDQYKGGRQEISVTKVVQTVSERTATPVLYGDDMPDDPCLKDSLTAVRNATQAADRIHQVXSKSGQGDRLANAAATQIQKKFRGWKKRKEFLIIRQRIVKIQAHVRGHQVRKSLKSIIWSVGILEKVILRWRRKGSGLRGFKPDALNKAPIQQSDPPKEDDYDFLKEGRKQSEEKFQKALSRVKSMVQYPEARAQYRRLLNVVDDFRQTKACNMDLVNSEETVDGVENLIDIDMLLDDDNFIPIAFD; encoded by the exons GTGGGAAGTGTTGACGTGTTGCATTGCTACTATGCCCATGGtgaagaaaatgaaaattttcAGAGACGAAGCTATTGGATGCTTGAACC GGATATGACGCACATAGTATTTGTACATTATTTGGAAGTTAAG GGTAACAAGACAAATACTGGAGGAAATATAGATAGTTATGATGTTTCGTCTGACTCCCAAAGGACCCCTTCTCCATCATCTGGCTTACCAACAAATTATAGCAACTTGCCTTCACTGAGTACAGATTCCATGAGTCCAGCTAGCAGTTTGGCATCTTTACGTGAAGATGCTGATTCTG AGGAGATTCACCAAGCAAGCTCCAGATTACACACACTAAATGAGTCACAACATATGCGGAATGGTCACCCGACAGACAAAGTTGATACTG GTGATCGAGGACAGTCTTCAATTTCTGGAGATTATATCCCAGTTGTTCCGGCGGAAAGATTTGGAGGAAGTGATACTACTTATATTGATGGTCAGAAAGCACATAGCATGGCATCCTGGGACACTGTGTTGAAGCAATGCAATGCAGAATTGCAGAGTGATCCTTCGTTTGTACCATTTTCTTCCATACCATCGAGTTTGATAGGAAACACTGTAGAACAAGAACGTAATGACTTTGGTGACCTCTTAGGGAGCAAAAGTAGCCTCACTGAGGAGGCAGGGAGCTCGCAATCTATCCAATCAAATTGGCAG ATTCCTTTTGAAGAAAGTTCAGGACGCTTGCCAAACTTAACCCAATCATTGAGTTTGGAATTTGGATCTGATTATATATCTGGTTTAGTTGGGAATGAAACTCTTAATGCAAGTTCTGAAATTGATCCTCACCTGTTTAACTTTCATGGTGAGCCGAAAGAGCAGCATGTGCAACAACACTATCCAGAACGGCATGCAGATGGACAATCTCAGTATGCACTTCAATCCAATTCTCTGAATAAAGTTCTTGGTGAAGAAAGTCTCCACCATGCTTTCACAGCAAAGCGCACATTATTGGATGGAGACGAGAGCCTGAAAAAGGTTGATAGCTTCTCTAGGTGGATTACTAAAACCCTTGGAGAGGTGGATGATTTGAATATGCAGTCTTCAGCTGGTATTTCATGGGGTACAGATGAATCTGGGCATGTGATAGATGATTCCTCATTGAGCCCGTCCCTTTCTCAGGATCAGCTGTTTAGCATAAATGAATTTTCCCCCAAATGGGCTTATGCTGAAGTGGAAACTGAG GTGGTAATTGTTGGAGCTTTTTTGAAGTATCAACCGGAGGTGTCAACCTCTAACTGGTCCTGTATGTTTGGGGAAGTGGAGGTCCCTGCTGAGGTTTTAACTAATGGAATTCTGTGTTGCCAGGCTCCACCTCATAAGGTTGGACGGGTTCCTTTCTATGTAACATGTTCGAATAGATTAGCTTGCAGTGAAGTGCGTGAATTCGACTATAGAGAAGGCTTTTCTGGAAATGTAGAATTTGCAGATTTTTATAATGATTCAACTGAAAGGCTGCTGCATTTGCGATTGGAAGAGTTTCTGTCCTCAAAACCAGTGTGCCCATCTAAACAAACCTTTGAGAATGATATGGAGAAAAGAGATGTAATTTTAAAGCTTATTTTCTTAAGAGAGGAAGAGGAATTCTCGAGTAAGGAAGAGCAACATCTAGAATCTGATACATCCTCACAGAAGGTGAAGGCGCATCTGTTTCACAGGCAGATTAAAGAGAAGCTGTACTCATGGCTTCTGCACAAAGTAACTGAAAGTGATAAAGGTCCTAATGTGTTAGATAAGGATGGACAGGGTGTTTTACATTTAGCAGCTGCTCTTGGGTATGATTGGGCTATACAACCAATTTTAACTGCTGGAGGTGGTATCAATTTCCGTGATGTGAATGGATGGACAGCCCTACATTGGGCTGCATCCTGTGGCAG AGAGCGGACGGTGGTTGTCCTTGTCACCATGGGTGCAAATTCTGGAGCATTGACAGATCCATCTCCAGCATTTCCAACCGGAAGAACAGCTTCAGAGCTAGCCTCTACCAATGGGCACAAAGGAATCTCCGGTTTCCTTGGTGAATCTTTATTAACTAGTCATCTTGAATCCCTCACAATGGATGATCAATATAAAGGTGGCAGGCAAGAGATTTCAGTAACAAAAGTAGTGCAGACAGTTTCAGAACGAACTGCTACCCCTGTGTTATATGGGGATGATATGCCAGATGATCCCTGCCTTAAGGATTCCCTTACTGCTGTTCGTAATGCTACACAAGCTGCAGATCGTATACATCAGG CAAGCAAATCTGGACAAGGAGATCGTTTAGCCAATGCTGCTGCAACACAGATACAGAAGAAGTTTCGTGGttggaagaagagaaaagaattcTTGATCATTCGTCAAAGAATTGTTAAAATCCAG GCCCATGTAAGAGGTCACCAGGTTAGGAAGAGTCTAAAAAGCATAATCTGGTCTGTGGGAATCCTTGAGAAAGTGATATTACGGTGGAGACGCAAGGGCAGTGGCTTGCGCGGATTCAAACCCGATGCCCTTAATAAGGCCCCCATTCAACAGAGTGATCCGCCGAAAGAAGATGATTATGATTTCCTCAAGGAAGGAAGAAAACAAAGTGAGGAGAAGTTCCAAAAGGCCCTTTCAAGGGTCAAGTCCATGGTTCAATATCCAGAGGCACGTGCTCAATACCGGCGCCTGCTAAATGTTGTTGACGACTTCCGTCAAACCAAG GCATGTAATATGGATTTAGTAAATTCTGAAGAGACAGTTGATGGTGTGGAGAATTTGATTGATATTGATATGCTCTTAGATGATGACAATTTTATTCCCATAGCatttgattga
- the LOC107623643 gene encoding probable protein phosphatase 2C 9 isoform X3, translating to MDNLCCFNSVSQVVGGRSSCSSGKGRSSQYAVKYGFSLVKGKANHPMEDYHVAKFVQSRGQELGLFAIYDGHLGDTVPAYLQKHLLSNILKEADFWNDPSSSIIKAYETTDQAILSHNPDLGRGGSTAVTAILINNQQLWIANVGDSRAVLSRGGQAIQMTVDHEPNTERGIIENKGGFVSNMPGNGKPRSSGYCEKDQRSSKGSETASCGGIEQRQ from the exons ATGGATAATCTCTGTTGCTTCAATTCTGTCTCTCAG GTGGTTGGAGGTCGTTCTTCATGTAGCTCCGGCAAGGGTAGGAGCTCTCAGTATGCAGTCAAGTATGGCTTCAGTCTAGTTAAAGGGAAAGCGAATCACCCAATGGAGGACTATCACGTGGCGAAATTTGTCCAGTCGAGAGGGCAAGAGCTAGGACTTTTCGCTATCTATGACGGACACTTGGGAGACACTGTTCCAGCATATCTACAAAAGCATCTGCTTTCTAATATCTTGAAGGAA GCAGACTTCTGGAATGATCCAAGCAGTTCCATCATTAAGGCCTACGAGACAACGGATCAGGCCATTCTTTCTCACAATCCTGATCTGGGACGGGGCGGATCAACTGCAGTGACTGCAATTCTCATAAATAATCAGCAATTGTGGATAGCGAATGTTGGAGATTCACGAGCAGTTCTGTCACGGGGAGGGCAGGCCATACAGATGACGGTAGATCATGAGCCCAATACCGAAAGGGGCATAATCGAGAACAAAGGCGGATTTGTCTCAAACATGCCAG GTAATGGCAAACCAAGAAGCAGTGGATATTGCGAAAAAGATCAAAGATCCTCAAAAGGCAGCGAAACAGCTAGCTGCGGAGGCATTGAACAGAGACAGTAA
- the LOC107623643 gene encoding probable protein phosphatase 2C 10 isoform X1: MDNLCCFNSVSQVVGGRSSCSSGKGRSSQYAVKYGFSLVKGKANHPMEDYHVAKFVQSRGQELGLFAIYDGHLGDTVPAYLQKHLLSNILKEADFWNDPSSSIIKAYETTDQAILSHNPDLGRGGSTAVTAILINNQQLWIANVGDSRAVLSRGGQAIQMTVDHEPNTERGIIENKGGFVSNMPGDVARVNGQLAVSRAFGDRNLKSHLRSDPDVQHCDIEQDTELLILASDGLWKVMANQEAVDIAKKIKDPQKAAKQLAAEALNRDSKDDISCIVVRFK; this comes from the exons ATGGATAATCTCTGTTGCTTCAATTCTGTCTCTCAG GTGGTTGGAGGTCGTTCTTCATGTAGCTCCGGCAAGGGTAGGAGCTCTCAGTATGCAGTCAAGTATGGCTTCAGTCTAGTTAAAGGGAAAGCGAATCACCCAATGGAGGACTATCACGTGGCGAAATTTGTCCAGTCGAGAGGGCAAGAGCTAGGACTTTTCGCTATCTATGACGGACACTTGGGAGACACTGTTCCAGCATATCTACAAAAGCATCTGCTTTCTAATATCTTGAAGGAA GCAGACTTCTGGAATGATCCAAGCAGTTCCATCATTAAGGCCTACGAGACAACGGATCAGGCCATTCTTTCTCACAATCCTGATCTGGGACGGGGCGGATCAACTGCAGTGACTGCAATTCTCATAAATAATCAGCAATTGTGGATAGCGAATGTTGGAGATTCACGAGCAGTTCTGTCACGGGGAGGGCAGGCCATACAGATGACGGTAGATCATGAGCCCAATACCGAAAGGGGCATAATCGAGAACAAAGGCGGATTTGTCTCAAACATGCCAG GAGATGTTGCAAGAGTGAACGGGCAGCTTGCAGTTTCTCGGGCATTCGGAGACAGAAACCTCAAATCGCACTTGCGATCTGATCCTGATGTACAACATTGTGACATTGAACAAGATACTGAGCTTTTGATTCTGGCTAGTGATGGTCTTTGGAAG GTAATGGCAAACCAAGAAGCAGTGGATATTGCGAAAAAGATCAAAGATCCTCAAAAGGCAGCGAAACAGCTAGCTGCGGAGGCATTGAACAGAGACAGTAAAGATGACATTTCATGCATTGTAGTTCGTTTCAAGTGA
- the LOC107623643 gene encoding probable protein phosphatase 2C 10 isoform X2 encodes MLAAYLNNVVGGRSSCSSGKGRSSQYAVKYGFSLVKGKANHPMEDYHVAKFVQSRGQELGLFAIYDGHLGDTVPAYLQKHLLSNILKEADFWNDPSSSIIKAYETTDQAILSHNPDLGRGGSTAVTAILINNQQLWIANVGDSRAVLSRGGQAIQMTVDHEPNTERGIIENKGGFVSNMPGDVARVNGQLAVSRAFGDRNLKSHLRSDPDVQHCDIEQDTELLILASDGLWKVMANQEAVDIAKKIKDPQKAAKQLAAEALNRDSKDDISCIVVRFK; translated from the exons ATGTTAGCTGCATACTTGAACAAT GTGGTTGGAGGTCGTTCTTCATGTAGCTCCGGCAAGGGTAGGAGCTCTCAGTATGCAGTCAAGTATGGCTTCAGTCTAGTTAAAGGGAAAGCGAATCACCCAATGGAGGACTATCACGTGGCGAAATTTGTCCAGTCGAGAGGGCAAGAGCTAGGACTTTTCGCTATCTATGACGGACACTTGGGAGACACTGTTCCAGCATATCTACAAAAGCATCTGCTTTCTAATATCTTGAAGGAA GCAGACTTCTGGAATGATCCAAGCAGTTCCATCATTAAGGCCTACGAGACAACGGATCAGGCCATTCTTTCTCACAATCCTGATCTGGGACGGGGCGGATCAACTGCAGTGACTGCAATTCTCATAAATAATCAGCAATTGTGGATAGCGAATGTTGGAGATTCACGAGCAGTTCTGTCACGGGGAGGGCAGGCCATACAGATGACGGTAGATCATGAGCCCAATACCGAAAGGGGCATAATCGAGAACAAAGGCGGATTTGTCTCAAACATGCCAG GAGATGTTGCAAGAGTGAACGGGCAGCTTGCAGTTTCTCGGGCATTCGGAGACAGAAACCTCAAATCGCACTTGCGATCTGATCCTGATGTACAACATTGTGACATTGAACAAGATACTGAGCTTTTGATTCTGGCTAGTGATGGTCTTTGGAAG GTAATGGCAAACCAAGAAGCAGTGGATATTGCGAAAAAGATCAAAGATCCTCAAAAGGCAGCGAAACAGCTAGCTGCGGAGGCATTGAACAGAGACAGTAAAGATGACATTTCATGCATTGTAGTTCGTTTCAAGTGA